The proteins below are encoded in one region of Oncorhynchus nerka isolate Pitt River linkage group LG15, Oner_Uvic_2.0, whole genome shotgun sequence:
- the LOC115117158 gene encoding zinc finger protein 239-like, which produces MDPDKAIPFPSTLPESPGQTSPGTALLLGLVDCRKTPGQNGTERGEDKEDGDFISLSKNHADSPNRCSLSGRGLSSGEPQQQHDADKTSLQKSLSRSEHLSKHQQKLTGKKPHHCCSDCGKSFAKQTELIIHQRIHTGERPYSCDQCGKSFNQSGHLTTHQRIHTGEKPYSCDWCGKGFNQSGALTTHQRIHTGEKPYSCYHCGKSFRMSGDLTAHQHIHTGQKPYSCDQCGKNFNRSGQLTTHQRIHTGERPYGCVQCGKSFNRSGHLTTHQRIHTGEKPYSCDQCGKSFNHSGSLITHQRIHTGEKPYSCDQCGKSFILSGSLITHQRIHTGERPYGCDQCGKSFNHSGHLTTHQRITHRREAL; this is translated from the exons ATGGATCCG GACAAAGCTATTCCGTTCCCCTCTACACTCCCGGAGTCCCCAGGTCAAACGTCTCCCGGGACCGCTTTACTGCTGGGTCTGGTTGACTGCAGGAAAACACCGGGGCAGAATGGAACTGAGAGAGGAGAAGATAAGGAAGATGGAGATTTCATTTCATTAAGTAAGAACCATG CGGACAGCCCTAACCGTTGCTCTCTCAGTGGGAGGGGCTTAtcatctggggagcctcaacaacaacatgatgctgacaaGACGTCTCTccagaagagtctctccagatcagaacatcTTAGTAAACACCAGCAGAAACttacagggaagaaaccacacCACTGCtgttctgactgtgggaagagttttgctaaACAGACAGAATTGATAATTCACCAGCGGATTCACACTGGGGAGaggccttatagctgtgatcagtgtgggaagagcttcaatcaATCAGGACACCTGACTacacaccaacgcatacacacaggagagaagccttatagctgtgattgGTGTGGGAAGGGCTTCAATCAATCAGGAGCACTGACTacacaccaacgcatacacacaggagagaagccttatagctgttatcattgtgggaagagcttcagGATGTCAGGAGATCTGACTGCACACCAGcacatacacacaggacagaagccttatagctgtgatcagtgtgggaagaacTTCAATCGTTCAGGACAACTGACTACACACCagcgcatacacacaggagagaggcctTATGGCTGTgttcagtgtgggaagagcttcaatcgTTCAGGACACCTGACTACACACCagcgcatacacacaggagagaagccttatagctgtgatcagtgtgggaagagcttcaatcaTTCAGGATCCCTAATTACACACCagcgcatacacacaggagagaagccttatagctgtgatcagtgtgggaagagcttcattCTTTCAGGATCCCTAATTACACACCAGCGCATACACACGGGAGAGAGGCCTTAtggctgtgatcagtgtgggaaaagCTTCAATCATTCAGGACACCTGACTACACACCAACGcatcacacacaggagagaagccttatag
- the LOC115117070 gene encoding B-cell receptor CD22-like encodes MDSYDTQISNYGNKVWTKKPSYGVSQQRSVGTEEYAGRAEYLGNKEKDCTLRITDLRESDSAEYWFTFKTRTQLDWYNFLQREERVRLSVTGLQVKASSAMVTEGKAVILTCRTTCTLTDNPNRTYIWYKNGQLVNTQDNYLFLDPVSREDAGSYSCIAKGYENLHSADETLTVIYAPKNTSVSVSPSGGIVEGSSVTLTCSSDANPPVDKYTWYKKNVTTPKASGQSYSITNLISEDRGEYYCEDVNEVGAQNSTSQLIIIAGKETSVKNAATGITVLVLVLILCLSGLMWFRKKASTSTSVRRDTADNGQVNSSLVHVNVSGMAMTPTAAQRADTDSQDDVHYASIYFSGSSIHEVPLYSTIQLPRPQKEDVLYDVVKFNRVSAATQPLSQEDLSVVYSTVNTPGSKLT; translated from the exons ATGGATTCTTATGACACTCAAATCAGCAACTACGGCAACAAAGTGTGGACAAAAAAGCCAAGTTATGGTGTCTCCCAGCAACGCAGTGTGGGGAcagagg AGTATGCAGGTCGTGCTGAGTACCTTGGGAATAAAGAGAAAGACTGCACCCTGAGAATCACAGACCTGAGAGAGAGTGACTCAGCTGAGTACTGGTTCACATTCAAGACTCGGACGCAACTCGATTGGTATAATTTCCTTCAAAGAGAGGAGCGTgtcaggctgtctgtcacag GCCTGCAGGTGAAGGCGTCTTCTGCCATGGTGACCGAAGGAAAGGCGGTGATACTGACCTGTAGAACCACCTGTACTCTGACTGACAACCCAAACCGCACCTACATCTGGTACAAGAACGGACAACTCGTGAACACCCAAGATAACTACCTGTTCCTAGACCCAGTCAGCAGAGAGGATGCAGGCAGCTACTCCTGTATTGCAAAAGGATATGAGAATCTCCACTCTGCTGACGAGACTCTCACTGTCATTT ATGCCCCCAAAAACACCTCAgtgtcagtcagtccctctggtgGAATAGTGGAGGGCAGTTCAGTGACTCTGACCTGCAGCAGTGATGCCAACCCACCTGTGGACAAATACACCTGGTACAAGAAGAATGTAACCACACCAAAAGCATCAGGACAGAGTTACAGCATCACTAACCTAATCTCTGAGGACAGAGGAGAATACTACTGTGAGGATGTGAATGAAGTTGGTGCCCAGAATTCTACATCTCAATTGATAATTATAGCAG GGAAAGAAACATCTGTGAAGAATGCAGCTACAGGTATCACAGTGCTTGTTCTGGttctcatcctctgtctctctggactCATGTGGTTCAG GAAGAAGGCCTCCACATCCACCTCTGTCAGGAGGGACACAGCAGACAATGGACAG GTAAACTCAAGTCTTGTTCATGTCAACGTCTCAGGCATGGCCATGACCCCTACTGCAGCACAGAGAGCAGACACAGACAGCCAGGATGATGTTCACTACGCCAGCATCTACTTCTCTGGCTCCAGTATCCATGAAGTGCCTCTGTACTCAACCATCCAACTGCCTCGACCCCAGAAAGAGGATGTCCTGTACGATGTTGTGAAATTCAACCGCGTCAGTGCTGCCACCCA